From Lewinellaceae bacterium:
ACCCTCCGGCTTATCACGCCGTTTTTCCTGTAAGCATTCAAAATATAAAGCCCCGGCTTCAGGGCGGCGACATCCAGTTCCATCGATAAGCCGGCTGCCGGCTGCTGAAGCACTACCTGCCCGATTGCATTGGCCAGTTCAATGCGTTCGGGTTGCTCGGCGCCGAACTGCAGGAACAGGGTAGTGGAAGCGGGGTTGGGGAATACCTTTAACCCCGCGGGCTCTTTTTCTTCTTTCCCATTGGCGGTAATGGTATTGATGATCCTCACGGTGGCGTCGTCCCGGCTGGAATATTCCATGGAGTTGCCATCCGGGCCGATGAGCAGTATGCCGCCCAGGCTGATGGTAAAAGGAGTATCGGTGCCGGCCCGGCCTTCGATGATGTCGGCGCTGACAATAAAGGAGACCGACGCTACTTTTCCGAAGCCGGTAGCGCCATCATCGTTTTTTCGGCTGAAGGCCAGGTCGTAGCGGCCGAGGTTATAATCTAGAAGATCGTGCCCAATGTTCAGGACGTTGCTGGCATTCCCAAAAAAGGAGTTGTTTTCATAATCGACGGAAACGGAATAGGGCGCCGTCAGGCCGTCAGGGTAGTTGAGGTATAAGGCCATGCCGTGCAGGCCGGAGACGGGCTCCGCACTGCTTCCCACGTAGAGGCTGGCATTCAGTTGCAGGTAGGAAGCAGAGCCGTTCGTTATGTAAACCTCCGCCTCCTCAAATTCCAGATAAACAGGGGGAGCATTCTCCACCGGAAAGCTGGTGAAGCCGAAATCGGGGGTGTAGTTGTGTTCAATAGCTTCGGCATCCATCTCGTCGATAAAGCCGTCGCCATCACAATCGAGGTGTTTGTAGTTGACCGGCCCGGCCGATTCCAGCCAGTTTTGCCCATAATTGGGCAGCCAGGCGATGTGGTCGGACGTGTCCGGGAAGAAGGGGCGGCCCGGCCCGGAAATGCCGAACCCCAGGCCAATATTGAGCAAGTCATAATTGTTGGCCTGGCCGTTGCCGTTGGCGTCGCCCGGCCATACACAGTCGGTGACATTGCACATTTCTTCCGGAGCGCCGGGATAAACGAGAAGGCATTCGGCGTCCTGGCAGCCTTCCTGGTTCCAGACCAGGAGGCAGACTAAACTGGTGTCGCTCGTTAGCGTATGGATGAGGGTGAGGTTGCTGTCCGGAGGGCTGATAACCTGCCCGTCGATGATCCATTCAAAGTTGGTGTAGTTGCTGGAGCTGTTGTAGAAGACCACCGTATTGCCGGCCAGAAAAGTATACATAAAAGAAGCGTCGCAGGAAGCGGCGCAGGGCCCGGGGGCCCAATCCGTGACGCCGTGCCAGTTTTCGGCCTGGCAGGCATTGTGGTAAGTCACGCCGTCGCAGCCACAAACCGGGCCTTCCGCAGCCGGGCAAGGCACTGTGCTGTCGATCTGCGGTGGGTTGATGCATGGCGCCTGCCCCCATGCTGCCGCAAGAGCAAAAAAGAATAGGGAGAGTAGTAAGAGGTGTTTTGGAACGTACCGCATAGCGCTGGATTTATAATGCCAGTTGTGCTGGTTCAATTGCCTAATGCCAGGATTTGGGCACCTGCTCT
This genomic window contains:
- a CDS encoding T9SS type A sorting domain-containing protein is translated as MRYVPKHLLLLSLFFFALAAAWGQAPCINPPQIDSTVPCPAAEGPVCGCDGVTYHNACQAENWHGVTDWAPGPCAASCDASFMYTFLAGNTVVFYNSSSNYTNFEWIIDGQVISPPDSNLTLIHTLTSDTSLVCLLVWNQEGCQDAECLLVYPGAPEEMCNVTDCVWPGDANGNGQANNYDLLNIGLGFGISGPGRPFFPDTSDHIAWLPNYGQNWLESAGPVNYKHLDCDGDGFIDEMDAEAIEHNYTPDFGFTSFPVENAPPVYLEFEEAEVYITNGSASYLQLNASLYVGSSAEPVSGLHGMALYLNYPDGLTAPYSVSVDYENNSFFGNASNVLNIGHDLLDYNLGRYDLAFSRKNDDGATGFGKVASVSFIVSADIIEGRAGTDTPFTISLGGILLIGPDGNSMEYSSRDDATVRIINTITANGKEEKEPAGLKVFPNPASTTLFLQFGAEQPERIELANAIGQVVLQQPAAGLSMELDVAALKPGLYILNAYRKNGVISRRVLVE